Proteins from a genomic interval of Candidatus Fokinia cryptica:
- a CDS encoding FoF1 ATP synthase subunit gamma, producing the protein MPQLKALKNRINAVISTHKLTKAMQIIAASRFQKLKNMVFHSADYLSYFHEIINDIIASDGSNYTNLTMKKLYRNDELVTSNTAVIVLFSAEKGLCGKFDSIVMKKLKSVCCDIEQSTGVDTIRIVCFNKRIIENAKRIGGERLKNTKIEYVLHNVDVMKGFEIFRNDINVCCTKFCADAKFLYVMYPAFITTILQLPCLIKLFPLIDQDKEKFKQGVFNFLDESTDHTLYGRVRRNNSTERKVFTLEPSSSVEVLQITIPSYFVALFYNTALEVYIGENASRMIMMDAANRNAEKIQKNLCIQYNKHRQSAITQEIIELASSRSVLN; encoded by the coding sequence ATGCCACAGCTAAAAGCTTTAAAAAATAGGATAAATGCAGTTATTTCTACGCATAAATTAACAAAAGCAATGCAGATTATTGCTGCTTCTAGATTTCAAAAACTGAAGAATATGGTATTTCATTCTGCTGATTATTTATCTTATTTTCATGAAATTATAAATGATATTATTGCATCAGATGGTAGTAATTATACTAATCTTACTATGAAGAAGTTATACAGAAATGATGAGCTAGTTACTTCAAATACCGCAGTGATAGTTCTTTTTTCAGCAGAAAAGGGATTATGTGGAAAATTTGATAGTATTGTGATGAAGAAGTTAAAATCTGTATGTTGTGATATAGAGCAGTCAACGGGAGTTGATACTATAAGAATAGTCTGTTTTAATAAGAGAATTATTGAAAACGCAAAACGTATAGGTGGAGAGAGATTGAAGAATACGAAAATTGAGTATGTTTTGCATAATGTTGACGTAATGAAGGGGTTTGAAATTTTTAGAAATGATATAAATGTCTGCTGCACAAAGTTCTGTGCTGATGCTAAATTTTTGTACGTAATGTATCCTGCTTTCATTACTACCATTTTGCAGTTACCGTGCTTGATAAAATTATTCCCTTTAATCGATCAAGATAAAGAAAAATTTAAGCAGGGCGTGTTTAATTTTCTTGATGAAAGTACTGATCATACCTTATATGGTAGAGTGAGAAGGAATAATAGTACAGAGAGGAAAGTCTTTACATTAGAGCCGTCGTCTAGTGTTGAGGTATTGCAAATAACAATACCGTCTTACTTTGTAGCTTTATTTTATAATACGGCTCTGGAAGTATACATAGGGGAAAATGCTTCAAGGATGATTATGATGGATGCAGCTAATAGGAATGCAGAAAAGATCCAAAAGAATTTGTGCATCCAGTATAACAAACATCGTCAATCTGCGATTACGCAAGAGATAATAGAGTTGGCTTCTTCTAGAAGTGTGCTTAATTAA
- the nuoF gene encoding NADH-quinone oxidoreductase subunit NuoF, with protein MIKEKNKIFKNIDLKASIDIKSSMLRGDWNGVQAILTTSDQVIQIVKESEIRGRGGAGFSTGIKWSFMPRDGTTSYVIVNADESEPGACKDKAIIRYEPHKIIEGALIAAFAVQARIVYIYVRGEYVTEASILENAIKEAEQYGLLGNNPKHKYSVNIFVHRGAGAYICGEESALLNSIEGRKGMPRIKPPAFPAVCGLYGCPTIVNNVETIASISTIMRRGANWYKSMGRSNNYGTKIFSISGHVCNPCNVEEEMSVPLKTLINEYAGGVIGGWDNLLAVIPGGSSTPLLHYSVCDDVLMDFDGLKSVGSALGTGSIIVMNKSADVIDAIANISRFYMHESCGQCTPCREGTGWMYRIMQRFVSGKAQLHEIYELYEITKQIEGRTICALGDAAAWPIQGLIKNFKDVIESRINGTTISDNRK; from the coding sequence ATGATAAAGGAGAAGAATAAGATTTTTAAAAATATCGATCTTAAAGCGTCTATTGACATAAAATCCTCCATGTTACGAGGAGATTGGAATGGTGTGCAAGCTATTCTTACAACTTCAGATCAAGTGATACAGATTGTTAAGGAATCGGAAATACGTGGTAGAGGTGGAGCAGGGTTTAGTACAGGTATAAAATGGTCGTTTATGCCACGTGATGGTACTACATCATACGTCATAGTAAATGCAGATGAGAGCGAACCTGGAGCATGTAAGGATAAAGCAATCATACGATATGAGCCTCATAAAATTATAGAAGGAGCTTTAATTGCAGCATTTGCAGTACAAGCACGTATTGTGTACATATACGTTCGTGGAGAGTATGTGACGGAGGCTTCTATATTAGAGAATGCTATCAAAGAAGCAGAGCAATATGGATTATTAGGTAATAATCCAAAGCATAAATACAGTGTAAATATTTTTGTGCATCGTGGAGCAGGTGCGTATATTTGTGGAGAGGAAAGTGCTTTACTTAATAGTATAGAGGGAAGGAAAGGAATGCCTCGTATAAAGCCTCCTGCTTTTCCTGCAGTTTGTGGTTTATATGGTTGCCCAACAATTGTAAATAATGTTGAGACTATTGCTTCTATCTCAACGATTATGAGAAGAGGTGCAAATTGGTATAAAAGTATGGGACGTTCAAATAATTATGGTACCAAGATATTTTCAATATCAGGCCATGTTTGTAATCCATGTAATGTTGAAGAGGAAATGTCAGTTCCATTAAAAACATTGATTAATGAGTATGCGGGAGGGGTGATAGGAGGATGGGATAATTTATTAGCGGTGATACCTGGCGGTTCTTCTACTCCGCTTTTGCACTATAGTGTATGTGATGATGTATTAATGGATTTTGATGGCTTAAAAAGTGTTGGAAGTGCTCTGGGTACTGGAAGCATAATAGTGATGAATAAATCTGCAGATGTAATAGATGCAATAGCGAATATTTCACGTTTTTATATGCATGAGTCATGCGGTCAATGTACTCCTTGTAGAGAGGGCACAGGATGGATGTATAGAATTATGCAAAGATTTGTATCTGGAAAAGCGCAATTACACGAGATATATGAGTTATACGAAATTACTAAACAAATAGAAGGACGTACAATTTGTGCACTTGGTGATGCTGCTGCATGGCCAATACAAGGCTTGATAAAGAATTTTAAAGATGTTATAGAGAGTAGAATTAATGGAACTACTATTTCTGATAATAGAAAATAA
- the ruvC gene encoding crossover junction endodeoxyribonuclease RuvC, translated as MTYHVIGIDPGLRSTGWAILAKDKQNCNIHHVTSGIIQSSNLQDDAERLYNIFAQLKEVIKYSSIDFAAIENTYVNKNAKTSIRLAQTRTAAILACCEYGISIKEYQAKTIKKRITGNGNADKETVIQYVCLHLNIKIEEISLKITTDQSDAIAIALSCISEIE; from the coding sequence ATGACTTATCATGTTATTGGAATAGATCCAGGGCTACGCTCTACTGGATGGGCTATCCTTGCGAAAGACAAACAGAATTGCAACATTCATCACGTTACATCTGGAATCATACAGAGCTCCAACCTTCAAGACGATGCAGAAAGATTATACAATATATTTGCACAACTCAAGGAAGTTATAAAATATTCGTCAATAGACTTCGCCGCAATAGAAAATACGTACGTAAATAAGAACGCAAAAACTTCTATAAGATTAGCTCAAACAAGAACAGCTGCAATACTAGCATGCTGTGAATACGGAATAAGTATCAAAGAATATCAAGCTAAAACTATCAAAAAAAGGATTACTGGAAACGGCAACGCCGATAAAGAAACTGTAATACAATACGTATGCTTGCATCTCAATATTAAAATAGAGGAGATTTCTCTAAAAATCACAACAGATCAGAGTGATGCAATAGCAATCGCTCTGTCTTGTATTTCGGAAATAGAATGA